From a region of the Lactuca sativa cultivar Salinas chromosome 4, Lsat_Salinas_v11, whole genome shotgun sequence genome:
- the LOC111890394 gene encoding cysteine-rich receptor-like protein kinase 43 — translation MTKSNSFFHNLVKRFKLSSSKESQEEELEAIAAQEQKIFSFQTLVSATKNFHPDNKLGQGGYGPVFKGKLDDGREIAVKKLSQTSTQGKKEFTTEAKLLARVQHRNVVNLLGFCGYPEKLLVYEYVVHESLDKLLFSSGNRKALDWKRRYNIIVGVARGLLYLHEDSHDRIIHRDIKASNILLDDKWIPKIADFGMARLYPEDQTHINTRVAGTNGYMAPEYVMHGNLSVKVDVYSFGVMVLELVSGQKNSAFNLDPECENLLDWAYKLYKKGKSLEILESKLYSSSDLDEVSACIKIGLLCTQSDPGQRPTMRRVVVMLTKKSGVLDEPSRPGIPGTRYRRSRRPGTSGGSSSHSSTTTTTTTTTITTSTAPTTASGPSGSVPRRRSSSSGISSRSDPHGKRPMMETYD, via the exons ATGACCAAATCCAACAGCTTCTTCCACAATTTGGTTAAACGCTTCAAGCTCAGTTCAAGTAAAG AAAGCCAAGAAGAAGAACTGGAAGCGATTGCTGCTCAAGAACAGAAGATTTTCAGTTTTCAAACCCTAGTTTCTGCAACCAAAAATTTCCATCCAGATAATAAGCTTGGCCAAGGGGGTTATGGACCTGTTTTCAAG GGTAAATTGGATGATGGTAGAGAGATTGCAGTCAAGAAGTTATCACAAACATCAACTCAAGGGAAAAAGGAGTTCACAACTGAGGCCAAACTATTGGCACGTGTGCAACATAGAAACGTTGTCAACTTATTAGGGTTTTGTGGGTACCCGGAGAAGCTCTTAGTATACGAATACGTTGTACACGAAAGCCTAGACAAGCTTCTTTTCT CATCCGGAAATCGAAAAGCACTAGATTGGAAGAGACGATACAATATAATTGTTGGTGTGGCACGTGGCTTGCTTTACCTTCATGAAGACTCACATGATCGTATCATTCATAGAGATATTAAAGCgagtaatattttattagatgaTAAATGGATACCAAAAATAGCGGATTTTGGCATGGCTAGGCTTTACCCCGAAGATCAAACTCACATTAACACCCGTGTAGCGGGTACAAa TGGATATATGGCACCAGAGTATGTTATGCATGGGAATCTATCTGTGAAAGTGGATGTATATAGCTTTGGTGTAATGGTTTTAGAGCTTGTCAGTGGTCAGAAAAACTCGGCTTTTAACCTCGACCCCGAGTGCGAAAATTTACTAGATTGG GCGTATAAATTGTACAAGAAAGGAAAAAGCCTTGAAATTTTGGAGTCAAAGTTGTATTCTTCATCAGACCTTGATGAGGTTTCTGCTTGTATAAAAATCGGGTTATTATGTACCCAATCGGATCCAGGACAACGACCCACCATGCGGCGGGTGGTGGTGATGCTGACCAAGAAATCCGGTGTGCTAGACGAGCCGAGCCGCCCTGGGATTCCGGGAACACGGTACAGAAGGTCCCGGAGACCGGGGACTTCGGGTGGTTCGAGTTCTCATTCCtcaaccaccactaccaccaccaccaccaccatcaccacctccACCGCCCCCACCACAGCCTCAGGTCCGTCTGGTTCTGTTCCTCGCCGGAGATCTTCAAGTTCCGGTATTAGTTCAAGATCGGATCCTCATGGTAAACGCCCAATGATGGAGACTTACGATTGA